Proteins found in one Pirellulales bacterium genomic segment:
- a CDS encoding winged helix-turn-helix domain-containing protein → MATVMRESCLAEIGETAGAVWHTLKEQGPLTIAKLVKEIEAPRDVVMQSLGWLAREEKVEIEEDGRTRVVSLR, encoded by the coding sequence ATGGCTACAGTCATGCGTGAATCGTGCTTAGCGGAAATTGGCGAGACGGCCGGGGCGGTTTGGCATACGCTGAAGGAGCAAGGTCCGTTAACGATTGCCAAACTCGTGAAGGAGATCGAAGCTCCCCGCGACGTGGTGATGCAATCGCTGGGTTGGTTGGCGCGGGAAGAGAAAGTCGAAATCGAGGAAGACGGCCGCACTCGCGTGGTTTCGCTTCGTTAA